A region from the Cryptosporangium arvum DSM 44712 genome encodes:
- a CDS encoding DEAD/DEAH box helicase — translation MRPTLEANGLTANLLQYLSTTYALSDEGARRALEAFLGDTDAGMFRGPFLRIRTPFQPAPDNWRDGLDWPDRGFLPPGFTPYAHQAAAFHRLSSRHHPPLPTLVTTGTGSGKTEAFLLPILDHCRRERALGRAGVKAVLLYPMNALASDQADRLNHYLQQDAFSQVTAGLFIGDTPDTPYPRVMTRRSEIRNNPPDLLVTNFKMLDLLLHRADDAPLWADADLRYVVVDEFHAYDGAQGTDVAMLLRRLAARVGAATAEMPLGGICPVATSATLASPTEADTPGDAPDLLAVAGQIFGTRFTADAVISENRRSVEEFIPQHSLAAELPLPDPETLAALPDPGRNDEAMARLSEVVTGQPELTPEQLGAVLRTHVLTRALLTALADGVRDPAQILDVLWRHNAYSWGRAVTERPQQAALALARFVALLSVARDPDADPAHPRPLVHVEVHQWARSVTRLLRGILPWPEAEFRWDAADPAGATAVDGDRAAPVTTATGGQRANVFLPAVYCRECGRSGWAAFSPESDDAALRLDPVLIRRASTSRDKMRVRALIAATDAEAREGAGSGPMAVSNRAWGGTGRPAAAGLGGVLMVLDGAGGRLRPPQPSTDYHPETGEPTLTARDSAFVLVILGQTANTAATGDWCPACGERNAIRYLGTRTAALAAAALTQLFTGGELDDKQNERKTLMFSDSVQDAAHRAGFVANRSYVFSLRALLVAHLSESRDTALNDLIADVVAATTDLQTLAAVVPPDLHDRPGVDALLAGENGGTAGVWQTIGERLAFAALMEFGFRSRQGRTLELTRTAAAQVSIPNKDAAIALVRQAYLAGTELPADAPEDARYLGFLRIFLERMRWRGAVRHRWLTRYALDAGVSRYFVWGRRPAGMPAFPAFVAAPVFLLDRPRPRSEFDFATGRLSWHERWAQRSFGLTRDAAAKFWERLLPALASDGLLATRVTRDGQTRLYGLQPGAILVRGLTDDEVNVAAVRCPVCAWEQTVHPALLDQWRGQPCPSYRCARGRLEAANRPAANGSDPHRRDRDYRDDYYRRLYRGAGTYQIVTAEHTGMLTRPQRERVEKAFKAGGRFTDPNVLSCTPTLELGIDIGDLSAIVLASLPPSPAHYAQRVGRAGRRTGNAYVLTVLGHRQRDLYFLDRPVDMIAGRIIPPGCYLSAVEILRRQYLAHLLDLAAAGRLPAADGGTEPLRPLPRTAPALFGDSGYLVDLVATALAHAEELLGGFLALFPGDTIEPRAVDELRAFATAGLRSAVDRAVREWRERLAILAERLSAITATSAALNPDDPEQAQQRAELDGERRGIGALLARAGEKDAPGALVELGLLPNYALVDTRTVLEATLYAERRAESDETERSSAEVRYRTELREYDRPRRLALTELAPGNTFYVNGYRHEVTGLEIGTRDRPGWQVWRCCPECGYVRTTEAESDRTPCPRCRSGRIADDGSCLHRVVEPSRVTARDRREDARIRDDRDDRDPRFYETVTAVDIPQDTVELSWRHERRVFGIDFTRDATIRTLNLGPARFDVPARDLFAGQLTRVNPFTVCTGCGAAGADGAPVFDQDSDALLTSGPDDPRLRHHRPWCPLRQGRRDDTVQLPVLLAHQLKTEALRILLPAATVLVEERVHSFRAALRLGVDRHFGGDPDHLDTAIATMPDQNSGERRSYLVLYDTLPGGTGYLHRLTDPVAFKATLAAARAVLAACPCAAEGRRACHRCLHRYTPDNLQQHASRRTALELIDGLLTGPDGSDGWDISDVGGTDDIGLDQQVESDLEARFLALLRTWSTVTTDTVLEENSATSGHLRFTGGADVVHWRLTAQQPLDNTRPDFSFHRVDGPPCAIQVYLDGRRFHASTDNNRLARDAVRRTRLRSTGNLVFQLTWDDLDLFEERADRAQPVWPPYLTGAQDAAKAAYAAYEGDRSDFADTVLTNPVETLLAFLRDPDLTRWTRRARALVAGAAAMPGTVHVGTAGGSQEVSGLLRQALWECIPPSDRPDDRPTTDVAQVGGSVHLFRATDTAELPLVLVVDERSPEAWTALAVVNDLNADLDSITAKHTWRAWLYWSNLIQFLSLQGRADGVQLTASQTLEYPVEQLAIAGGVGELSSMKGSALVPYVPAPAEPVNDVPAGPTSGSARDPGWDVEILPYLDEQDSALARLARTLAERGKRVPVFGYELGQSGWPADFAWSDSGVRIAVVTAPHDADDDEARRRDAAYAEAGWTVRTAADWNLHLESLLAVLPDAAEPTEAVEETHA, via the coding sequence GTGAGGCCGACCTTGGAGGCCAACGGCCTCACCGCGAATCTGTTGCAGTACCTCTCCACGACCTACGCGCTCTCCGACGAGGGGGCCCGCCGGGCACTGGAGGCATTCCTCGGCGACACCGACGCCGGCATGTTCCGTGGCCCGTTCCTGCGGATCCGCACGCCGTTCCAACCAGCGCCCGACAACTGGCGCGACGGGCTGGACTGGCCCGACCGGGGCTTCCTGCCGCCCGGGTTCACCCCGTACGCGCACCAGGCGGCGGCGTTCCACCGGCTCTCGTCCCGCCACCACCCGCCGCTGCCGACGCTCGTGACCACCGGCACCGGCTCGGGTAAGACAGAGGCGTTCCTGCTGCCGATCCTGGACCACTGCCGCCGCGAGCGGGCCCTCGGCCGCGCGGGCGTCAAGGCCGTGCTGCTGTACCCGATGAACGCGCTGGCCAGTGACCAGGCCGACCGACTCAACCACTACCTCCAACAGGACGCGTTCTCGCAGGTCACCGCGGGCCTGTTCATCGGCGACACACCGGACACCCCCTACCCGCGGGTGATGACCCGTCGGTCGGAGATCCGGAACAACCCACCGGATCTGCTGGTCACCAACTTCAAAATGCTCGATCTGCTGCTGCATCGGGCCGACGACGCACCGTTGTGGGCCGATGCGGATCTGCGGTACGTGGTGGTCGACGAGTTCCACGCCTACGACGGGGCCCAGGGCACCGACGTGGCCATGTTGCTGCGCCGGCTGGCGGCCCGGGTGGGGGCGGCCACGGCGGAGATGCCGCTCGGCGGGATCTGCCCCGTCGCGACGTCCGCGACCCTGGCGTCGCCCACAGAGGCGGATACGCCCGGGGACGCGCCCGACCTGCTGGCGGTCGCCGGGCAGATCTTCGGCACGCGGTTCACCGCGGACGCCGTCATCAGCGAGAACCGCCGATCGGTCGAGGAGTTCATCCCGCAGCACTCGCTGGCCGCCGAGCTGCCGTTGCCGGATCCGGAGACGCTGGCCGCGCTGCCGGATCCCGGCCGCAACGACGAAGCCATGGCCAGGCTGTCCGAGGTCGTCACTGGTCAGCCGGAACTCACCCCCGAGCAGCTCGGCGCGGTGCTGCGAACCCATGTGCTGACCCGTGCCTTGCTGACCGCGCTCGCGGACGGCGTCCGTGACCCGGCGCAGATCTTGGACGTGCTCTGGCGGCACAACGCCTACTCGTGGGGCCGCGCGGTCACCGAGCGCCCCCAGCAGGCGGCCCTCGCGTTGGCCCGGTTCGTCGCGCTCTTGTCGGTAGCCCGCGATCCGGACGCCGACCCGGCGCACCCACGTCCGTTGGTCCACGTCGAGGTACATCAGTGGGCCCGGTCCGTGACCCGGCTTCTGCGTGGCATTCTGCCGTGGCCGGAGGCGGAGTTCCGCTGGGACGCCGCTGACCCGGCCGGAGCCACGGCTGTCGACGGTGACCGGGCCGCGCCGGTCACCACTGCCACCGGTGGGCAGCGGGCGAACGTGTTCCTGCCCGCCGTCTACTGCCGCGAATGTGGCCGGTCGGGGTGGGCGGCGTTCTCCCCGGAGAGCGACGACGCGGCGCTACGTCTGGATCCGGTGCTCATCCGCCGCGCGTCCACCAGTAGGGACAAGATGCGGGTCCGCGCGCTGATCGCGGCGACCGACGCCGAAGCGCGTGAAGGTGCCGGATCGGGCCCGATGGCCGTGAGTAATCGAGCCTGGGGCGGCACCGGGCGACCGGCGGCCGCCGGTCTCGGCGGCGTCCTCATGGTGCTTGACGGAGCAGGCGGACGCTTGCGTCCGCCACAGCCGAGCACCGATTACCACCCGGAGACCGGTGAGCCGACGTTGACCGCCCGGGACTCGGCATTCGTCCTGGTCATTCTCGGGCAGACGGCGAACACGGCAGCGACCGGCGACTGGTGTCCGGCGTGCGGGGAGCGCAACGCGATCCGCTACCTGGGTACTCGGACGGCAGCGCTGGCCGCGGCGGCGCTGACGCAGCTGTTCACCGGCGGCGAGCTGGACGACAAGCAGAACGAACGCAAGACGTTGATGTTCAGCGACTCGGTGCAGGACGCCGCCCACCGGGCCGGTTTCGTCGCCAACCGGTCGTACGTGTTCTCGCTCCGGGCGCTGCTGGTGGCGCACCTGTCGGAGAGCCGAGACACCGCGCTCAACGACCTGATCGCCGACGTGGTGGCCGCGACGACCGACCTACAGACGTTGGCCGCCGTCGTCCCACCCGACCTGCACGACCGCCCCGGGGTGGACGCTCTTTTGGCAGGCGAGAACGGCGGTACCGCCGGGGTGTGGCAGACGATCGGCGAGCGATTGGCCTTCGCCGCGCTGATGGAGTTCGGGTTCCGGTCCCGGCAGGGCCGCACGTTGGAACTCACCCGCACCGCCGCAGCGCAGGTGTCGATCCCGAACAAGGATGCGGCAATCGCGCTGGTCCGGCAGGCGTACCTCGCGGGTACCGAGTTACCGGCTGACGCCCCGGAAGACGCCCGCTACCTGGGCTTTCTCCGAATCTTCCTGGAACGGATGCGGTGGCGGGGCGCGGTGCGCCACCGGTGGCTGACCCGGTATGCCCTCGACGCGGGGGTCAGCCGGTATTTCGTCTGGGGCAGGCGCCCGGCCGGGATGCCGGCATTCCCCGCCTTCGTGGCAGCGCCGGTGTTCCTGCTCGACCGCCCCCGGCCGCGGAGCGAGTTCGACTTCGCCACCGGCCGGCTGTCGTGGCACGAACGATGGGCGCAACGCAGCTTCGGCCTCACCAGGGACGCCGCGGCGAAATTCTGGGAGCGGTTGCTCCCGGCCCTGGCCTCCGACGGTCTGCTCGCCACCCGGGTCACGCGGGACGGACAGACCCGGCTCTACGGACTGCAACCCGGGGCGATCCTGGTTCGCGGCTTGACCGACGACGAGGTCAACGTCGCCGCGGTGCGTTGCCCGGTGTGCGCGTGGGAGCAAACGGTTCACCCCGCGCTGCTCGACCAGTGGCGGGGTCAGCCCTGCCCGTCCTACCGGTGTGCACGGGGTCGGCTGGAGGCCGCGAATCGGCCCGCCGCGAACGGAAGTGACCCGCACCGGCGCGACCGGGACTATCGCGACGACTACTACCGGCGGTTGTATCGGGGAGCAGGCACCTACCAGATCGTCACCGCCGAACACACCGGGATGCTCACCCGGCCACAGCGGGAACGGGTGGAGAAGGCGTTCAAGGCCGGTGGGCGGTTCACCGATCCGAACGTCTTGTCGTGCACCCCGACGCTGGAGCTGGGGATCGACATCGGTGACTTGTCCGCTATCGTGCTGGCCTCGTTGCCGCCGAGCCCGGCTCACTACGCCCAGCGCGTCGGCCGGGCCGGGCGGCGGACCGGCAACGCCTACGTCCTCACCGTCCTCGGTCACCGTCAGCGCGATCTGTACTTCCTCGACCGCCCGGTCGACATGATCGCCGGTCGGATCATTCCGCCTGGCTGTTACCTCTCCGCAGTGGAGATCCTGCGCCGTCAGTACCTGGCGCACCTGCTCGACCTGGCCGCTGCTGGTCGGCTGCCTGCAGCCGACGGTGGTACGGAGCCACTGCGTCCGTTGCCACGGACCGCGCCGGCGCTGTTCGGCGATTCCGGCTACCTGGTGGACCTCGTTGCCACAGCGCTGGCCCACGCCGAGGAGTTGCTCGGTGGGTTCCTCGCGCTGTTCCCGGGGGACACGATCGAGCCGCGTGCCGTCGATGAGCTGCGGGCGTTCGCCACCGCGGGGCTGCGCAGCGCGGTGGATCGGGCCGTTCGGGAGTGGCGGGAGCGGCTAGCCATCCTCGCGGAACGGCTCTCGGCGATCACGGCCACCTCTGCGGCGCTCAACCCCGACGACCCGGAGCAGGCGCAGCAACGCGCGGAGCTGGACGGGGAACGCCGGGGAATTGGCGCTCTGCTGGCCCGGGCCGGTGAGAAGGATGCTCCCGGAGCGCTGGTGGAGTTGGGTCTGCTGCCGAACTACGCGTTGGTAGACACCCGGACGGTGCTCGAGGCGACGCTCTACGCAGAACGGAGGGCCGAGTCCGACGAAACCGAGCGTTCCAGCGCCGAGGTCCGGTATCGCACCGAGCTGCGTGAGTACGACCGGCCCCGCCGGCTCGCATTGACCGAGCTGGCCCCGGGGAACACCTTCTACGTCAACGGTTACCGGCACGAGGTCACCGGCCTGGAGATCGGCACCCGTGACCGGCCCGGCTGGCAGGTGTGGCGGTGCTGTCCGGAGTGCGGCTACGTCCGGACCACCGAGGCCGAGAGCGACCGGACGCCGTGCCCGCGCTGCCGCAGCGGACGCATCGCCGATGACGGTTCCTGTCTGCACCGAGTGGTGGAGCCGAGCCGAGTCACCGCCCGAGATCGGCGGGAAGACGCGCGGATCCGCGACGACCGAGACGACCGAGACCCTCGGTTCTACGAGACGGTCACCGCGGTGGACATCCCGCAGGATACCGTCGAGCTGTCCTGGCGCCACGAGCGGCGTGTCTTCGGCATCGACTTCACCCGTGATGCCACGATCCGGACGCTCAACCTCGGTCCGGCCCGGTTCGACGTGCCCGCCCGCGACCTGTTCGCCGGTCAGCTGACCCGGGTCAACCCGTTCACGGTCTGCACCGGCTGCGGCGCGGCCGGCGCGGACGGGGCACCGGTGTTCGACCAGGACTCCGATGCGCTGCTCACCTCCGGCCCGGACGATCCGCGGCTGCGCCACCACCGGCCGTGGTGTCCGCTCCGCCAGGGACGCCGGGACGATACCGTTCAGCTTCCGGTGCTGCTGGCCCACCAGCTCAAAACCGAGGCTCTGCGGATCCTGCTGCCAGCGGCGACGGTGCTGGTCGAGGAGCGAGTGCACTCGTTCCGGGCGGCGTTGCGTCTCGGCGTCGACCGGCACTTCGGCGGCGACCCGGACCATCTGGACACAGCAATCGCCACCATGCCGGACCAGAACAGCGGCGAGCGTCGCTCGTACCTGGTGCTCTACGACACGCTCCCCGGTGGCACCGGCTACCTCCATCGGCTGACCGATCCGGTGGCGTTCAAGGCCACCCTGGCGGCCGCCCGGGCCGTGCTCGCCGCGTGCCCGTGCGCGGCCGAAGGGCGCCGGGCCTGCCATCGCTGCCTGCACCGCTACACGCCCGACAACCTTCAGCAGCACGCCTCCCGGCGGACCGCGCTGGAACTTATCGACGGGCTGCTCACCGGCCCGGACGGCAGCGACGGCTGGGACATCTCGGACGTCGGCGGCACCGACGACATCGGACTCGATCAGCAAGTCGAGTCCGACTTGGAAGCACGGTTCCTGGCCCTGCTGCGGACCTGGTCCACCGTGACCACCGACACGGTCCTGGAGGAGAACAGCGCGACCAGCGGACACCTGCGATTCACCGGCGGCGCGGACGTCGTCCACTGGCGGCTCACCGCCCAGCAGCCGCTGGACAACACGCGGCCGGACTTCAGTTTCCACCGCGTCGACGGACCGCCCTGCGCGATCCAGGTCTACCTGGACGGCCGGCGCTTCCACGCCTCGACCGACAACAACCGCCTGGCCCGCGACGCGGTCCGCCGGACGCGGCTGCGCTCGACGGGCAACCTGGTTTTCCAGCTCACCTGGGACGACCTGGACCTGTTCGAGGAACGCGCCGACCGCGCCCAACCGGTGTGGCCGCCGTATCTGACCGGTGCGCAGGACGCGGCGAAGGCGGCCTATGCCGCCTACGAAGGTGATCGGTCCGACTTCGCCGACACCGTCCTCACCAATCCGGTCGAAACTCTGCTGGCCTTTCTCCGCGATCCTGACCTCACGCGGTGGACCAGACGGGCCCGCGCCCTTGTCGCCGGGGCGGCCGCCATGCCCGGTACGGTGCACGTCGGGACCGCCGGCGGCTCCCAGGAAGTCTCGGGCCTGCTTCGCCAGGCGCTGTGGGAGTGCATCCCGCCAAGCGACCGACCGGATGACCGTCCGACGACGGACGTCGCGCAAGTCGGCGGCTCCGTACACCTGTTTCGCGCCACCGACACCGCGGAGCTTCCGCTGGTGCTGGTGGTCGACGAGAGGTCGCCGGAGGCGTGGACCGCGTTAGCCGTCGTCAACGATCTGAACGCCGACTTGGACAGCATCACCGCGAAGCACACCTGGCGCGCGTGGTTGTACTGGTCGAACCTGATCCAGTTCCTGTCGTTGCAGGGACGGGCCGACGGGGTGCAGCTGACCGCGAGCCAGACGCTGGAGTATCCGGTGGAGCAACTGGCGATCGCCGGTGGTGTCGGCGAGCTCAGTTCGATGAAGGGCAGCGCCTTGGTGCCCTACGTGCCGGCGCCCGCGGAACCAGTGAACGACGTGCCCGCCGGACCGACGTCGGGCTCCGCGCGCGACCCCGGCTGGGACGTCGAGATCCTGCCCTACCTCGACGAGCAGGACAGCGCCCTGGCCAGACTGGCCAGGACCCTTGCCGAACGAGGCAAGCGCGTCCCGGTGTTCGGCTACGAACTGGGTCAGAGCGGCTGGCCGGCTGACTTCGCGTGGTCCGATTCGGGTGTACGGATCGCGGTGGTGACCGCCCCGCACGATGCGGACGACGACGAAGCGCGCCGTCGTGACGCTGCCTATGCCGAAGCGGGATGGACCGTGCGGACCGCCGCTGACTGGAACCTCCACCTGGAATCACTGCTGGCCGTGTTGCCGGATGCGGCCGAACCCACGGAAGCCGTTGAGGAGACACACGCATGA
- a CDS encoding UvrD-helicase domain-containing protein, whose product MSARLSLYQKAEEELYKLDSSVKAKFYNFSHQFRQDPWKGLSLKALKGAPNIYSARIGADYRALLTRTGIDDNGTESWLLIAVRHRSAVYEQLSVTVNRISGEIEFVDLSVVGQSALNRAGIMLTPATIDDDEASAPTEVRPPEVVEPAAALLADCDFKTLHDLGVADSLISLALSVTSSDELDDLVKDAPLLSKDVLYGLAAGMSVDEVRAEITGKVAAEGPIDPDDFTAALARTTVTSVDDNVRNVLEEGDFRAWKVFLHPTQRALVDRKYSGPARVSGGPGTGKTIVALHRVRHLAEQLPDGSDRPILLTTFTKNLAADLRARLASLLDPDALARVDVLHIDQLAARVVGENAAPGQGKNRVADSLVVDRMRALLEASGEQRWEAEFLVEEWEQVVLGQSLATRSDYFRARRAGRGRPLNRAERGDVWKLIEQLTATLDTEGVETWGQAADRAARFEIERAAAGKYRYDHVVVDEAQDLRPAHWKMLRAMVPAGPDDLFLTGDTHQRIYDNQVALGTVGVQIRGRSSRLTLSYRTTREILTTALEIMSGETVDDLDDGTDTLEGYRSVLHGPAPDLRGYASWNDELHGLVETVRWWHTEFEASGRDPRGLVAVCVPDHRRVGAVITTLTGDGGFTCAELTKDGPRGDGDIHVGTMHRFKGLEYQRLAIVGVSDGVVPRAAIIRLQDEDPARYLRERRRDRALLFMAATRARDALAVSWHDKPSQFLPH is encoded by the coding sequence ATGAGCGCCCGGTTGAGCCTGTACCAGAAGGCCGAAGAGGAGCTCTACAAGCTCGACTCGTCGGTCAAGGCGAAGTTCTACAACTTCTCCCACCAGTTTCGCCAGGATCCGTGGAAGGGATTGAGTCTCAAGGCGCTCAAGGGCGCGCCCAACATCTATTCGGCGCGAATCGGCGCTGACTACCGGGCGCTGCTGACCCGAACCGGGATCGATGACAACGGGACGGAAAGCTGGCTGCTCATCGCTGTCCGGCACCGTAGCGCCGTCTATGAACAGCTGTCGGTGACGGTCAACCGGATCAGCGGTGAGATCGAGTTCGTCGACCTCTCGGTTGTCGGACAGAGCGCGCTGAACCGGGCAGGCATCATGCTGACGCCGGCCACGATCGACGACGACGAGGCGTCGGCACCCACGGAGGTACGCCCCCCCGAGGTGGTGGAGCCGGCTGCGGCCCTGCTGGCGGATTGTGACTTCAAGACACTGCACGACCTCGGCGTGGCCGATTCGCTGATCTCGCTGGCACTGTCGGTCACGAGCAGCGACGAACTCGATGATCTGGTCAAGGACGCGCCTCTGCTCTCGAAAGACGTCCTGTACGGACTCGCGGCAGGCATGTCGGTCGATGAGGTCAGGGCGGAGATCACCGGCAAGGTCGCGGCGGAAGGTCCCATCGACCCGGACGACTTCACCGCTGCACTGGCCCGCACCACCGTCACCTCCGTCGACGACAACGTGCGGAACGTCCTGGAGGAAGGCGACTTCCGCGCGTGGAAGGTCTTCCTTCATCCCACCCAGCGAGCGCTCGTCGACCGCAAGTACTCCGGGCCGGCACGGGTCAGCGGCGGGCCCGGGACGGGCAAGACCATCGTCGCGCTACACCGGGTCCGCCATCTCGCCGAGCAATTGCCGGACGGAAGCGACCGGCCGATCCTGCTGACCACGTTCACCAAGAACCTCGCCGCCGACCTGCGAGCCCGGTTGGCGTCGCTGCTCGACCCCGATGCCCTGGCACGCGTCGACGTGCTCCACATCGACCAGCTCGCGGCCCGGGTGGTGGGAGAGAACGCTGCCCCCGGTCAGGGCAAGAATCGGGTCGCCGATAGTTTGGTCGTCGACCGGATGCGGGCCCTCCTGGAGGCGTCGGGCGAGCAGCGCTGGGAAGCGGAGTTCCTGGTCGAAGAGTGGGAGCAGGTCGTCCTCGGCCAGTCGCTCGCCACCCGGTCGGACTACTTTCGGGCTCGGCGTGCCGGGCGGGGACGTCCCCTCAACCGGGCCGAGCGCGGCGACGTCTGGAAGCTGATCGAGCAGCTCACCGCAACGCTGGACACCGAAGGCGTGGAAACCTGGGGGCAAGCAGCCGATCGGGCGGCCCGGTTCGAGATCGAACGAGCCGCAGCCGGCAAGTACCGGTACGACCATGTCGTTGTGGATGAAGCGCAGGATCTGCGCCCCGCGCACTGGAAAATGCTGCGCGCGATGGTCCCGGCTGGTCCCGACGACCTGTTCCTCACGGGCGACACCCACCAGCGGATCTATGACAATCAGGTCGCGCTGGGCACGGTCGGTGTCCAGATCCGTGGGCGATCGTCCCGCCTGACGCTCAGTTACCGGACCACCAGGGAGATCCTCACGACGGCGCTGGAGATCATGTCCGGTGAGACGGTCGACGACTTGGACGACGGAACCGACACCCTGGAGGGATACCGGTCAGTGCTCCACGGCCCCGCGCCAGACCTGCGGGGCTACGCCAGCTGGAACGACGAGCTGCACGGTCTGGTCGAGACCGTCCGGTGGTGGCACACGGAGTTCGAGGCTTCGGGTCGTGATCCGCGAGGGCTGGTGGCAGTCTGTGTCCCCGATCATCGGCGGGTGGGTGCGGTAATCACCACGCTGACCGGTGATGGTGGGTTCACGTGCGCGGAGCTCACCAAGGACGGCCCGCGTGGTGACGGGGACATCCACGTGGGAACGATGCACCGGTTCAAGGGGCTGGAGTACCAGCGGCTGGCGATCGTGGGGGTTTCGGACGGGGTCGTGCCACGGGCCGCGATTATTCGGCTACAGGATGAGGATCCGGCGCGGTATCTGAGGGAGCGGCGGCGTGACCGTGCGCTGTTGTTCATGGCGGCGACGCGGGCGCGCGACGCGTTGGCGGTGAGCTGGCACGACAAGCCGAGCCAGTTCCTCCCGCACTGA